A window from Methanobrevibacter sp. V74 encodes these proteins:
- a CDS encoding DUF4012 domain-containing protein, producing the protein MTRTKKLIIAILLVILVGLLASIYGALNSGPNLSEESKDILLLTADKYEQSNGGVDMAFMIHLENGSFKNYTPIYPGGMTHPTQPASSAIGGGKMYLHDCLYDGVDKGMDYAKEIVESNTNLTADAVVLVYDEGVDNIIDSIRPLKVNGVETNLTATDIIRENDAYNGYAGNEAVTGTMSRADAVMVLVKALAQAAADPNKKATMIKTALQEYSNGNIIMKPEGSFTNLLATKGIESLG; encoded by the coding sequence ATGACTAGGACAAAGAAATTAATTATAGCAATATTATTAGTTATTCTTGTAGGTCTATTAGCTTCTATTTATGGCGCATTAAATAGTGGTCCTAACCTTTCCGAAGAAAGTAAAGACATATTATTATTAACTGCAGATAAATATGAACAATCTAATGGTGGAGTGGACATGGCATTCATGATTCACTTAGAAAATGGAAGTTTTAAGAACTATACACCAATTTATCCTGGAGGAATGACACATCCAACACAACCCGCTTCGAGTGCTATTGGAGGAGGCAAAATGTATCTTCACGATTGCCTCTATGATGGTGTTGATAAGGGAATGGATTATGCAAAAGAAATTGTTGAATCGAACACCAACTTAACTGCAGATGCAGTAGTTCTTGTTTACGATGAAGGTGTTGACAACATTATTGATTCAATACGTCCATTAAAAGTAAATGGTGTTGAAACAAATCTCACAGCTACAGACATTATTCGTGAAAACGACGCATATAATGGATATGCAGGTAACGAAGCTGTAACTGGAACAATGTCTAGAGCGGATGCAGTAATGGTATTGGTTAAAGCATTAGCACAAGCTGCTGCAGATCCTAATAAAAAAGCAACCATGATAAAAACTGCATTACAAGAATATTCCAATGGAAATATTATAATGAAACCAGAAGGTTCATTTACCAATTTGCTTGCGACAAAAGGTATTGAATCGCTTGGATAA
- the glmM gene encoding phosphoglucosamine mutase produces the protein MVAKLFGTSGIRGKIGSEVTCELALNVGKSIAYYLDNKGTVVIGYDTRTTNKMLDQAIAAGLLESGVNVVKIGMVPTPLVGYATEKLDADAGIMLTASHNPSQYNGIKLWNKNGMAYTSAQERKIEEIYANKDYISVTWDNVGELSVNEEIKGQYIDDLVSMVDVKKDLKVVIDCASGAGSEISPLVFRKAGCAVTTINSQPDGFFPGRNPEPNAENLQTLMKTVVAIGADLGIAHDGDADRMITVDEKGNISPFDSLLALISKEFEGNIVTTVDAGLCMDESVKGEVIRTPVGDVNVAEAIIEKDAAFGGEPSGTWLHPDFCMCPDGILSGLRMAEIVSRDGNLSDLLAQIPSYPNVREKITCSKEAKVKIMENMEELLKNSFDDIVDVNSLDGFRLTFSDDSWVLVRPSGTEDYIRITLESRDDARALEIKEACIKIINENL, from the coding sequence ATGGTAGCAAAACTTTTTGGGACCTCTGGAATTAGAGGCAAAATCGGTTCTGAAGTAACATGCGAACTTGCATTAAATGTTGGAAAATCAATTGCTTATTATTTGGATAATAAAGGCACTGTTGTAATCGGTTATGATACAAGAACAACAAATAAAATGCTAGATCAGGCTATTGCTGCAGGATTGCTTGAAAGCGGGGTAAATGTAGTTAAAATCGGAATGGTTCCAACACCGTTGGTAGGATATGCTACCGAAAAACTTGATGCTGATGCTGGAATAATGCTGACTGCATCTCACAATCCCTCTCAATATAATGGAATAAAACTATGGAATAAAAACGGTATGGCATATACTTCCGCTCAAGAGAGAAAAATTGAAGAGATATATGCTAATAAAGATTATATTTCAGTCACTTGGGATAATGTCGGTGAATTAAGTGTTAATGAAGAAATCAAAGGCCAATATATTGATGATTTAGTAAGTATGGTTGATGTTAAAAAGGATCTTAAGGTTGTTATTGATTGCGCATCTGGCGCTGGAAGCGAAATATCACCTTTAGTATTTAGAAAAGCGGGATGTGCAGTAACAACCATTAATTCTCAACCTGACGGATTTTTCCCAGGTCGCAACCCAGAACCTAATGCTGAAAACTTACAAACATTAATGAAAACTGTTGTTGCAATTGGTGCAGATCTTGGAATTGCTCACGACGGTGATGCAGATAGGATGATTACAGTTGATGAGAAAGGGAATATTTCACCATTTGATTCTCTTTTAGCATTAATTTCAAAAGAGTTCGAAGGAAACATTGTTACTACTGTTGATGCAGGTTTATGCATGGACGAATCTGTAAAGGGAGAAGTTATTAGAACTCCTGTTGGAGATGTCAATGTAGCTGAAGCAATCATTGAAAAAGATGCGGCATTTGGGGGGGAACCATCCGGAACTTGGCTGCATCCTGACTTCTGTATGTGTCCTGATGGAATATTGTCCGGTTTAAGAATGGCCGAAATCGTTTCAAGAGATGGTAATCTATCGGACCTATTAGCACAAATCCCGTCTTATCCAAACGTCCGTGAAAAAATAACTTGCTCAAAAGAGGCTAAAGTTAAAATAATGGAGAATATGGAAGAACTGCTAAAAAATTCTTTTGATGATATTGTTGATGTAAACTCTTTAGATGGATTCAGATTAACATTTTCAGATGATAGTTGGGTTTTAGTAAGGCCTTCTGGAACAGAAGATTATATTAGAATAACTCTTGAATCTCGTGATGACGCTAGAGCTTTAGAGATTAAAGAGGCATGTATTAAAATCATTAATGAAAATTTATAA
- the glmU gene encoding bifunctional sugar-1-phosphate nucleotidylyltransferase/acetyltransferase: MKVKAIILSAGEGSRMRPLTLTKPKTMLPVAGKPIIQYNIESLRNSGIKDILLIVRYKEEMVRDYFGDGSEFGVNISYQTQKDFLGTANAIGYGKGFINDSLLVLNGDIILDDEIITEIIKKYNQLKPDTLMVLTEVEDPSAFGVVEIENDNIKSIVEKPKKEEAPSNLVNAGIYVFNKDIFDKIDETEISERGEYEITDSVSLQIEDGKKVIGHKTNKDWIDVGRPWELIEVNEELIGQLKNEIKGKIEDGAHIHGDIFLDEGSIIRAGVYIEGNVYIGKNCDIGPNSYIRGNSYFGDNVHVGNAVEIKNSIVMENTNISHLSYVGDSVIGSNCNIAAGTNIANLRFDNQSVKTKIKDKMIDSGRRKFGSIIGDAVKTGINSSFSPGVKVGYNSTIGSGVLLYDDVPSDTRVLVKQNHIIQDKNKIQK, encoded by the coding sequence ATAAAAGTGAAAGCAATTATTTTAAGTGCTGGTGAAGGTTCTAGAATGAGGCCATTAACCCTTACAAAGCCTAAAACTATGTTGCCAGTTGCTGGAAAACCAATTATTCAATATAACATTGAATCTTTAAGGAATAGTGGAATTAAAGATATATTATTAATTGTACGTTATAAGGAGGAAATGGTTCGGGATTATTTTGGTGACGGTAGTGAATTTGGAGTAAACATTTCTTATCAAACTCAAAAGGACTTCTTAGGTACTGCAAATGCTATTGGATATGGAAAAGGATTTATTAATGATAGCTTGCTTGTTTTAAATGGGGATATCATTTTAGATGATGAAATTATTACTGAAATCATTAAAAAATACAACCAATTAAAACCAGATACATTAATGGTTTTAACTGAAGTAGAAGACCCTTCTGCCTTTGGAGTTGTTGAAATTGAAAATGACAATATTAAAAGCATTGTAGAGAAACCTAAAAAAGAGGAAGCTCCAAGTAATCTTGTAAATGCTGGAATTTATGTATTCAATAAGGATATTTTCGATAAAATTGATGAAACTGAAATTTCTGAACGTGGAGAATATGAAATTACAGATTCGGTATCCTTACAAATTGAAGACGGCAAAAAGGTAATTGGACATAAAACCAATAAGGATTGGATTGATGTTGGAAGGCCATGGGAGCTAATTGAAGTTAATGAAGAATTGATCGGCCAATTAAAAAATGAAATCAAAGGAAAAATAGAGGATGGAGCTCATATTCATGGTGATATCTTTTTGGATGAAGGCAGCATTATTCGTGCGGGAGTTTACATTGAAGGAAATGTATATATAGGTAAAAATTGTGATATAGGTCCAAATTCTTATATTAGAGGTAATTCTTACTTTGGTGACAATGTTCATGTTGGAAATGCTGTTGAAATTAAAAATTCGATTGTCATGGAAAATACCAATATTAGTCATTTAAGTTATGTCGGAGACTCGGTAATAGGTTCAAATTGTAATATTGCAGCAGGAACTAACATTGCAAACTTACGTTTTGATAACCAATCCGTAAAAACCAAAATTAAGGACAAAATGATAGATAGTGGAAGACGCAAATTCGGATCGATTATTGGAGACGCTGTTAAAACAGGTATTAATTCTAGTTTTTCACCTGGTGTGAAAGTAGGTTATAATTCCACTATCGGTTCAGGGGTTTTATTATATGATGATGTACCCTCCGATACACGTGTTTTGGTAAAACAAAATCATATTATACAAGATAAGAATAAAATACAGAAATAA
- a CDS encoding gamma carbonic anhydrase family protein produces MENKKDSIVICPGAQVVGDVELGADVSIWHGAILRGDVDSIKIGNKSNVQDNCVVHCTEGFPVEIGDNVSVGHGAIVHGCKLDDNVLIGMNATVLDGAHISKNSIVGAGAVVSEGKEFPEGSLILGVPAKAVKKVSHDQIEMIQNNADNYVKLSKQYRED; encoded by the coding sequence ATGGAAAATAAAAAAGACTCTATTGTAATATGCCCGGGTGCACAAGTAGTTGGTGATGTTGAATTGGGTGCGGATGTATCAATTTGGCATGGAGCAATCCTTAGGGGAGATGTAGATTCAATTAAAATTGGAAATAAATCTAATGTTCAAGACAATTGTGTTGTTCACTGCACTGAAGGATTTCCTGTTGAGATAGGAGATAATGTCTCTGTAGGTCATGGTGCAATTGTCCACGGATGTAAATTAGACGACAATGTTTTAATTGGAATGAATGCAACAGTCCTAGACGGTGCACATATTTCAAAAAACTCTATTGTTGGGGCAGGTGCAGTTGTAAGTGAAGGAAAAGAGTTTCCAGAAGGAAGTTTGATTTTAGGTGTTCCAGCAAAAGCTGTTAAAAAGGTTAGTCACGATCAAATTGAAATGATTCAAAATAATGCAGATAATTATGTAAAACTTTCTAAACAATATAGGGAAGATTAA
- the hisC gene encoding histidinol-phosphate transaminase — protein MKARKIVEEMDSYVPGRSQDEIASDFNLKKEDIIKLGSNENPWGPSPKAMKAIEDEIKSINRYPESQLHELVSEIAEYSGVKDSQVIIGGDGADEIIDVLAKTFIDDGDEFIVPLPSYMYYEYLLNQYGAKPVYAKWDLDENKLDAESIYNSITSKTRMIFLCSPNNPTGTLIDKEILIDIARKNPDILIIIDEAYFEYSEVTNKDLINEYDNIFIIRTMSKVLGLAGMRIGYGLACEEIIEYMHRIKPVFSLTRLSFVAALNTFRDKEYIEDSIKKGIESRQYLHDELSKIDGLNVFPSKSNFMLIGIKDTGFTASQLALELMKRGIIVRDCTSFKGLDEYWIRISICTLEEDKKFINVLKEVLN, from the coding sequence ATGAAGGCAAGGAAAATTGTGGAAGAAATGGATTCCTATGTCCCTGGAAGGTCTCAGGATGAGATTGCTTCAGATTTCAACCTTAAAAAAGAGGATATCATTAAATTAGGTTCAAATGAAAATCCATGGGGTCCGTCTCCAAAAGCCATGAAAGCTATTGAAGATGAAATTAAATCAATTAATAGATATCCCGAATCTCAATTGCATGAACTTGTAAGTGAAATAGCGGAATATTCGGGTGTTAAAGATTCACAAGTTATAATTGGTGGGGACGGAGCTGATGAAATCATTGATGTACTTGCAAAAACATTTATAGATGATGGCGATGAGTTTATAGTTCCATTGCCTTCTTATATGTATTATGAATACTTGTTAAATCAATACGGTGCAAAACCGGTTTATGCAAAATGGGATTTGGATGAGAATAAATTAGATGCTGAGTCAATTTATAATTCAATCACTTCCAAAACTAGAATGATTTTCTTATGCAGTCCGAATAATCCTACCGGAACATTGATTGATAAGGAAATCTTAATAGATATTGCCCGTAAAAATCCAGACATATTAATCATTATTGATGAAGCTTACTTTGAATACTCAGAAGTCACAAATAAAGATTTAATCAATGAATATGACAACATATTCATCATACGTACCATGTCAAAAGTATTGGGCCTTGCAGGTATGAGAATTGGTTATGGTCTTGCATGTGAGGAGATTATTGAGTATATGCACAGAATAAAACCAGTATTTTCCCTTACAAGATTATCATTCGTAGCTGCTCTTAATACCTTTAGAGACAAAGAATACATAGAGGATTCAATTAAAAAAGGAATTGAGTCAAGACAATATTTACATGATGAATTATCAAAAATTGATGGATTAAATGTATTCCCATCTAAATCTAACTTCATGTTAATCGGTATTAAGGATACTGGTTTTACCGCTTCACAGTTGGCATTAGAACTTATGAAGAGAGGCATTATTGTGAGGGATTGTACTTCATTTAAGGGTTTAGATGAATATTGGATACGAATAAGTATTTGTACTCTTGAAGAGGATAAGAAATTTATTAATGTTTTAAAAGAGGTTTTAAATTAA
- a CDS encoding tetratricopeptide repeat protein, producing the protein MPILSFSSNDIDVITGKKTRTIRKAWKTPLKVGDRLYCYWNLVSKEKMKIFEAFVTGVESIPFSEIKDNDELAREEGFKDSEDMLREFKKMYGGCIGPSDEFQIIYFEKIHIDDWRGDKIDEKAMITKRADILFDSGKFDKSTMCYDAALKLDPHDIYLLNKQGDNLSRLGRFMDAIECYDKALKWEPDNIYILNNKAIALLNSGNINEALKVSNIAYNYRPSSSIVLYWRGFILEMLGRYDDALKVYDKLIVIDGENPEVWNSRGNLLSDMGMLEEAIESFDKAVEVCLDDSEMDAAAINRMGNAYIDLGKFDEALECFNKAISIEKNNIDFLLNKGVVLMELGKFEEAVDSFNRVLLRSPDNEDAFFLKEECLEYF; encoded by the coding sequence ATGCCGATTTTATCATTTTCAAGTAATGATATTGATGTAATTACGGGTAAGAAAACTCGTACAATACGTAAAGCATGGAAAACACCTCTTAAAGTCGGAGATAGACTATATTGTTATTGGAACTTAGTGTCTAAAGAAAAAATGAAGATTTTTGAGGCTTTCGTAACTGGTGTTGAGAGCATTCCTTTTTCAGAGATTAAAGATAATGATGAATTGGCTCGTGAGGAGGGGTTTAAGGATTCTGAAGATATGTTGCGTGAGTTTAAAAAAATGTATGGGGGGTGCATTGGTCCTTCAGACGAATTTCAAATTATATATTTCGAAAAAATTCACATTGATGATTGGAGAGGAGATAAAATAGATGAAAAAGCTATGATTACAAAAAGGGCTGATATTCTTTTTGATAGTGGTAAATTCGATAAATCAACAATGTGTTATGATGCGGCACTTAAATTGGACCCTCATGATATTTATTTATTGAATAAGCAAGGGGATAATTTATCCCGGCTTGGAAGATTCATGGATGCTATTGAATGTTATGATAAAGCATTAAAATGGGAACCGGATAATATTTATATTTTAAACAATAAAGCCATTGCACTTTTAAACTCAGGCAATATTAATGAGGCTTTAAAAGTTAGCAATATTGCTTATAATTATCGTCCAAGCAGTTCAATTGTTCTTTATTGGAGAGGATTTATCTTAGAAATGCTTGGAAGATATGATGATGCCCTGAAAGTTTATGATAAGCTTATTGTAATTGATGGTGAAAACCCTGAAGTATGGAATTCACGTGGGAATTTGTTATCTGACATGGGAATGTTGGAAGAGGCCATTGAATCTTTTGATAAGGCAGTTGAAGTTTGTTTAGATGACTCCGAAATGGATGCTGCAGCAATTAATCGCATGGGAAATGCTTATATTGATTTAGGTAAATTTGATGAAGCTCTTGAATGTTTTAACAAAGCAATATCTATTGAAAAAAACAATATCGATTTTCTGTTAAATAAGGGTGTTGTATTGATGGAACTTGGCAAGTTTGAAGAAGCGGTAGACAGTTTTAATAGAGTTTTGCTTAGAAGCCCAGATAATGAAGATGCATTTTTCCTTAAAGAAGAATGTTTAGAGTATTTCTAA
- a CDS encoding rubredoxin — protein MTIYVCLHCEYRFDSEKGDPEYNIPAGATPADMPDDWVCPECAALGIDAFIAEEE, from the coding sequence ATGACTATATATGTTTGTTTACATTGCGAATACAGGTTCGATTCTGAAAAAGGGGACCCGGAATACAACATTCCTGCTGGAGCAACCCCTGCAGATATGCCGGATGACTGGGTTTGCCCAGAATGCGCTGCATTAGGTATTGATGCATTTATTGCAGAAGAAGAATAA
- a CDS encoding anaerobic ribonucleoside-triphosphate reductase activating protein: MYIGGSVISSVEFHGNMSLVIFMSKCPLACRYCHNVELLEDNTEKSFEEIKYEIDSSADFLDAIVISGGEPLVQTDAVIEILSYVRKIGLKTKLDTSGIYPDKLKKILDLNLLDYVSLDVKTTFSKYKKITGANVGFDVKKSMELINDAGVHLEIRTTFVPTLHTKKDIMNLVDEIESEVYTIQQFRNKNVLDPALEKVEVPNPHDLTKLAKMIKPYFNGIVKVKSGEFGEQVI, from the coding sequence ATGTATATTGGAGGTAGTGTAATATCTTCTGTTGAATTTCATGGAAATATGTCTTTAGTTATTTTCATGTCAAAATGTCCTTTGGCATGCAGATATTGTCATAATGTGGAATTATTGGAAGATAATACTGAAAAATCATTTGAAGAAATTAAATATGAAATAGATTCATCAGCTGATTTTTTAGATGCTATTGTGATTTCAGGTGGAGAACCATTAGTGCAAACAGATGCAGTAATTGAAATATTGTCTTATGTTCGCAAAATCGGATTAAAAACAAAATTAGATACAAGTGGAATTTATCCGGATAAACTTAAAAAGATATTGGACTTGAATTTACTCGATTACGTATCTCTTGATGTCAAAACAACATTTTCAAAATACAAAAAAATAACCGGAGCCAATGTAGGCTTCGATGTTAAAAAATCAATGGAACTGATAAATGATGCAGGGGTTCATCTTGAAATCAGAACAACTTTTGTTCCTACATTACATACTAAAAAAGATATCATGAATCTTGTTGATGAAATTGAATCTGAAGTGTATACAATTCAACAATTCAGAAATAAAAATGTATTGGATCCTGCTTTGGAAAAAGTTGAAGTTCCTAATCCTCATGATTTAACTAAGTTGGCTAAGATGATTAAACCTTATTTTAATGGAATTGTTAAAGTCAAATCTGGCGAATTTGGAGAACAGGTAATATAG